From Mytilus galloprovincialis chromosome 9, xbMytGall1.hap1.1, whole genome shotgun sequence, the proteins below share one genomic window:
- the LOC143044188 gene encoding uncharacterized protein LOC143044188 yields MPTIINYPNKTNYVLGGDTSIHLACKSDGNPKPSYFWYQENPKQQVSSNENFTLTNLNITNSGTYTCKVNNTFHGDVYQKAVIVNIKIINTADKTTPSTSGSWLNKAEDNGTVIVVVVVVVVLLLLLLIVIGVVVVLQHRRIRTKEEYKPVDRMESNMDQIESQEATQTVPSTSSTLKTTGYEDVDLDDTDMKFKLLCNVETIAQVKQHNEEYWKKLKEDEEREKDNPTQPPQAAVYACVNKPKSTVTTENKPPAGQEEEDVYEESKEGLYDTSGDRRHKENITVENYDSTEKFKNEESDYNDLFSEQNSKIGANINTSYGNSEHKEEKRQVATVSPTVRMSCSSQGDGQKRKSDEIQPKTEKLTTQETFL; encoded by the exons ATGCCAACTATTATTAACTATCCGAATAAAACGAACTATGTATTGGGCGGAGACACAAGTATACATTTAGCTTGTAAAAGCGATGGTAATCCTAAACCTTCTTACTTTTGGTATCAAGAAAACCCAAAGCAACAAGTTAGTTCAAATGAAAACTTTACTCTAACGAATCTGAATATAACAAACAGTGGAACCTACACCTGTAAGGTAAACAACACTTTTCACGGCGATGTATACCAAAAGGCAGTTATTGTCAATATCAAGATTATAAATACAG CGGATAAAACAACACCTTCAACATCTGGTTCTTGGCTCAATAAAGCAGAAG ATAACGGGACTgtaattgttgttgttgttgttgttgttgttcttcttcttcttcttcttattGTTATTGGAGTTGTAGTTGTCCTACAACATAGAAGAATAAGAAC AAAAGAAGAATACAAACCTGTAGACAGAATGGAGTCAAATATGGATCAAATTGAATCTCAGGAAGCAACACAGACAGTACCATCTACTAGTTCCACATTAAAGACTACAGGATACGAAGATGTTGATTTAGATGATACTGACATGAAATTTAAACTTCTGTGTAACGTGGAAACAATTGCCCAAGTTAAACAGCATAATGAAGAATACTGGAAGAAACTGAAAGAAGACGAAGAAAGAGAGAAAGATAACCC AACACAACCACCTCAAGCTGCTGTGTATGCTTGTGTTAACAAACCTAAAAGTACAGTAACTACGGAAAACAAACCTCCTGCTGGTCAAGAGGAAGAAGACGTGTATGAGGAGTCAAAAGAAGGGCTGTATGATACATCTGGTGACAGGCGTCACAAAGAAAATATTACTGTGGAGAATTATGATTCAACAGAGAAATTcaa AAATGAAGAAAGTGACTATAATGATCTATTCTCAGAACAAAATAGCAAGATTGGTGCTAACATCAACACATCATATGGAAATAGTGAACACAAAGAAGAAAAGCGCCAAGTAGCAACAGTCTCTCCAACAGTTCGAATGTCTTGCAGTTCGCAAGGTGATGGACAAAAACGCAAGAGCGATGAAATACAACCGAAGACTGAGAAACTAACTACTCAAGAAacgtttttgtaa